Below is a genomic region from Orenia metallireducens.
CAGCTCCAGTTTTTTTAGCAGTTTCAACAATCTTTCTTGCTGAATTATCTAAAAGCTGATGCTCATAAGCTTTTAATCTAATTCTAATTTTACCTGTAGCTTGTTCAGCCATAATTTTCACCTCCAAATAACATTTAATTTAGACAGAAAAAAGATGAGGAGGAATAATACTCCCCATTCCTTTTTCTATAGATTTAATTATTCAATAATTTCAGTAACAACACCAGCACCAACAGTTCTTCCACCTTCACGAATAGCGAATCTTAATCCTTCGTCCATCGCAATTGGAGAGATTAATTCCCCTATCATTTCGATGTTATCTCCTGGCATTACCATCTCTACACCTTCTGGTAAATGGATTGAACCTGTTACATCTGTTGTTCTAAAGTAAAATTGTGGTTTATATCCATCGAAGAATGGAGTATGACGTCCACCTTCTTCTTTACTTAATACATATACTTCTGCTTTAAACTTAGTATGTGGAGTAATGCTTCCAGGTTTTGCTAATACTTGTCCACGCTCGATGTCTTCTCTCTTAACACCTCTTAATAATGCTCCAATGTTATCTCCTGCTTCTGCTTGATCCATTAACTTACGGAACATTTCTACTCCTGTTACTGTAGTTTTTGTAGTATCTTTAATTCCTACTATTTCTACTTCGTCTCCTACTTTAATTACACCTTGCTCTACACGTCCAGTTGCTACTGTTCCACGTCCAGTAATACTGAATACATCCTCTACTGGCATTAAGAACTCTTTGTCTGTATCTCTTTCTGGAGTTGGGATATACTCATCAACAGCATCCATTAATTCTATGATTTTTTCTCCCCATTCTCCTGTTGGATCTTCTAATGCTTTTAACGCAGAACCTACTACTACTGGTGCGTCATCTCCTTCAAATTCATACTCGCTCATTAATTCTCTTACTTCCATCTCTACCAATTCGATTAACTCTTCGTCATCTACCATGTCAGCTTTGTTTAAGAATACTACGATCTTTGGTACTCCTACCTGACGAGATAATAGTAAATGCTCTCTTGTTTGAGGCATTGGTCCGTCAGCTGCTGATACGATTAAGATAGCTCCATCCATCTGTGCTGCTCCAGTAATCATGTTCTTTACATAGTCAGCATGTCCTGGACAGTCAACGTGAGCATAGTGACGATTTTCTGTTTCGTAC
It encodes:
- the tuf gene encoding elongation factor Tu; the encoded protein is MAKEKFERTKPHVNIGTIGHVDHGKTTTTAAITKVLSKGVGGSNFEDIDNAPEERERGITIATSHVEYETENRHYAHVDCPGHADYVKNMITGAAQMDGAILIVSAADGPMPQTREHLLLSRQVGVPKIVVFLNKADMVDDEELIELVEMEVRELMSEYEFEGDDAPVVVGSALKALEDPTGEWGEKIIELMDAVDEYIPTPERDTDKEFLMPVEDVFSITGRGTVATGRVEQGVIKVGDEVEIVGIKDTTKTTVTGVEMFRKLMDQAEAGDNIGALLRGVKREDIERGQVLAKPGSITPHTKFKAEVYVLSKEEGGRHTPFFDGYKPQFYFRTTDVTGSIHLPEGVEMVMPGDNIEMIGELISPIAMDEGLRFAIREGGRTVGAGVVTEIIE